From Brassica oleracea var. oleracea cultivar TO1000 chromosome C3, BOL, whole genome shotgun sequence, a single genomic window includes:
- the LOC106331014 gene encoding uncharacterized protein LOC106331014, translating into MAQGLNDTNICLIPKTTKPNEMTKFRPISLCNVSYKIVSKVLCQRLKKVLPQRISETQSAFVAGRQITDNIMIAQEMLHALRTKPGGRVKRLAIKTDMSKAYDRMEWSFIEAVMGKMGFSEMWIDWIMRCITSVKYKVLMNGEPRGNIVHGRAEPRECEEVMKVVWKYEKASDQRINFDKSSLFFGKRVPANDRHQIKDTLGIQNEGGMGSYLGIPEDISGSKCKLFSFLKDKLLHRVNGWTGRWLSKGGKEVLIKSILLALPTYVMSSFLLPLDICENLASAIAQFWWSSNPPKRGIHWAKWEKMCAPRGGRNWFPYDP; encoded by the exons ATGGCACAGGGACTGAATGACACGAACATTTGTTTAATCCCTAAGACAACGAAGCCGAATGAGATGACAAAGTTTAGACCTATCAGTCTATGCAATGTCAGCTACAAGATAGTATCTAAGGTCTTATGCCAAAGATTGAAGAAGGTTCTTCCACAGCGGATATCAGAGACCCAGTCAGCCTTCGTTGCTGGTAGACAGATTACAGATAATATCATGATAGCTCAGGAGATGCTCCACGCTTTGAGAACTAAACCGGGAGGACGGGTTAAACGATTGGCCATAAAAACTGATATGAGCAAAGCATATGATAGGATGGAGTGGTCATTCATTGAGGCAGTCATGGGGAAGATGGGTTTTTCAGAAATGTGGATTGACTGGATTATGCGATGCATCACCTCGGTCAAGTATAAAGTCCTCATGAATGGAGAACCGAGGGGTAACATTGTCCATGGGAGAG CGGAGCCCCGTGAATGTGAAGAAGTTATGAAAGTAGTATGGAAATATGAGAAAGCATCAGATCAACGTATTAATTTTGACAAATCCTCATTATTCTTCGGTAAAAGGGTTCCAGCGAATGATAGGCATCAAATCAAGGATACTCTTGGTATACAAAATGAAGGTGGGATGGGCTCATACTTAGGAATCCCAGAGGACATCAGTGGATCAAAGTGTAAATTATTTTCTTTCTTAAAGGACAAGCTTCTACACAGAGTGAATGGCTGGACTGGTAGATGGTTATCGAAGGGAGGAAAGGAGGTTTTGATTAAATCAATATTGCTAGCTCTTCCGACCTATGTCATGTCCAGCTTTCTGCTTCCTTTGGATATATGTGAGAACCTAGCAAGTGCCATTGCACAGTTCTGGTGGAGCTCGAATCCTCCGAAAAGAGGAATCCATTGGGCAAAATGGGAAAAGATGTGTGCACCTAGAGGAGGGAGGAATTGGTTTCCGTATGATCCATGA
- the LOC106331016 gene encoding uncharacterized protein LOC106331016 — MEAKKIGRFVYDKRWSNKPEFLELVRKGWNLSQSNPLGTVSERIASCRKLLSKWKRNEASNSRKMITNLRVELEEEEEKMAPSMHMIVYLKLELAKLFQEEEEYWKTKSKNNWLQSGDKNTKVFHGWAKTRKMKNNISSLTDTNGVEHTSEEAKGDIAIKYFSELFASSQPSDASELLRDFAPRVTDRMNENLTKPVSDAEIKRAVKAIKSDSSPGADGMTCHFFQKFWSITGDQIVAEVKGFFQDGAIPQDWNYTQLCLLPKKPNPSLMTDLRPISLCAVTYKIVSNILCARLKIILPLLVSPTQGAFVADIWEDHTITWNTTRRPIVSLLVHFMWRSTSTCDEPCRVGSLLLCQATLKECANFLRCLELYGKASGQEINFHKSSITYGADIDEVTKRLLAELLEIENEGGAGTYLGLPECFSGPKQQLLAFIGEKLGKDLAGGMPKRFLLGERRLTKHHCHKIMSAMAAFWWNECSDKKKIHWVSWPKLCMPKEFGGLGFRDIEDFNQALLAKQAWKLLNEPQSLLAQVYRGKYYANKDFLECGKGYKPSYASRSILFGRELLVKGLIRSIGNGRLTLVWGEKWIMDDVPRRPVNRQILIDSNLKVSSLIESSGEWNNTKLTELFPSNEVLRIKQLVPGEVNDCYVWPYTRHGAYTVKTGYEKLAKAKTLLAGPITPEEQTRNLLKRKIWKTPTLPKIRMFLWRAVSGALALAERLNSRGLGVDNLCKLCQGGPENINHVLFQCAVASRLWSDAGIPLPAASIKRSFEENLSFAFNVMEDMTRSRTITRSVPWLLWLGWKNRNSIMYAETQESTERLLRDMVDEAEQWFKLNNVLTPDIDGRACLQSGDSWSPPEEGRIKCNIHANWRNASLHSGIAWIARDHYGKVIHHTRDAIVNAPNRLIAEIRCVIWTLTSLSDLGVTNVIIASDYNEVMEAIKLPLQWPRYRALLHQITKLKENFVTITFEGETIQTNGIARDIARSVLRDGRFQSYLALGGPSWLQDRIAREETRSRD; from the exons ATGGAAGCAAAGAAGATCGGGCGTTTTGTATATGACAAAAGATGGAGCAATAAGCCAGAATTCTTGGAACTTGTACGTAAGGGGTGGAACTTGTCGCAGAGTAACCCGCTGGGCACGGTCTCAGAGCGCATCGCATCGTGCAGAAAATTACTCTCCAAATGGAAGCGTAATGAGGCCAGTAACTCAAGGAAGATGATTACAAATCTCAGAGTTGAATTGGAGGAAGAAGAGGAAAAGATGGCCCCTAGCATGCACATGATTGTCTACCTGAAGTTGGAACTTGCTAAATTGTTTCAAGAAGAGGAGGAGTATTGGAAGACTAAAAGCAAGAACAACTGGTTGCAATCGGGAGATAAGAACACTAAAGTCTTCCATGGGTGGGCCAAGACTAGAAAGATGAAGAACAACATTTCAAGTCTCACAGACACTAATGGAGTAGAACATACTTCCGAAGAAGCCAAAGGTGACATAGCGATAAAGTACTTCTCGGAGTTATTTGCTTCATCACAACCTTCTGATGCATCTGAGCTTCTTCGAGACTTCGCCCCACGGGTTACAGATAGGATGAATGAGAACCTGACAAAACCAGTCTCTGATGCAGAAATAAAGAGAGCTGTGAAAGCGATAAAGAGTGATAGCTCGCCAGGGGCAGATGGGATGACATGCCACTTTTTTCAGAAATTCTGGTCCATTACTGGTGATCAGATTGTGGCAGAGGTGAAAGGTTTTTTTCAGGATGGGGCTATACCACAAGATTGGAACTACACGCAGCTCTGCTTACTGCCGAAGAAGCCCAACCCTTCTCTCATGACTGATCTACGGCCTATCAGCCTCTGCGCGGTTACTTACAAGATCGTATCAAACATCTTATGCGCGCGCTTAAAAATCATTCTTCCTCTCCTGGTTTCACCAACTCAAGGAGCCTTTGTTGCAG ACATATGGGAAGATCACACCATAACGTGGAATACGACAAGGCGACCCATTGTCTCCCTTCTTGTTCATTTTATGTGGAGAAGCACTAGTACATGTGATGAACCGTGCAGAGTTGGAAG TCTCCTTCTCTGCCAAGCGACGCTGAAAGAGTGCGCGAACTTCCTACGATGTTTGGAGCTGTATGGTAAAGCTTCGGGGCAAGAGATCAACTTTCACAAATCTTCGATCACGTATGGTGCTGATATCGATGAAGTAACGAAACGCCTGCTCGCTGAGCTCCTGGAAATCGAGAATGAGGGTGGAGCTGGGACTTACTTGGGACTCCCAGAGTGCTTCAGTGGGCCGAAACAGCAGTTACTAGCCTTTATAGGTGAGAAACTTGGTAAAGACTTAGCGGGTGGTATGCCAAAACGCTTTCTCTTAGGGGAAAGGAG ACTGACAAAACATCATTGCCATAAGATCATGAGTGCTATGGCGGCTTTCTGGTGGAATGAGTGTAGTGACAAGAAAAAGATACACTGGGTGTCTTGGCCAAAGCTATGCATGCCTAAAGAGTTTGGTGGTCTAGGCTTTCGGGACATTGAAGATTTTAACCAGGCATTACTGGCTAAACAAGCGTGGAAGCTCCTAAACGAGCCGCAAAGTCTGTTGGCACAGGTCTACAGAGGAAAATACTATGCCAACAAGGATTTTTTGGAGTGTGGTAAGGGCTATAAACCTTCTTATGCTTCGAGAAGTATCCTGTTTGGACGAGAGCTGTTGGTAAAGGGTCTCATTAGGTCGATTGGCAATGGGAGATTGACATTAGTTTGGGGTGAGAAGTGGATCATGGATGATGTCCCGCGACGTCCTGTTAATCGACAGATTCTTATTGATAGCAACCTCAAGGTATCATCACTGATTGAAAGTTCGGGGGAGTGGAACAATACAAAGCTAACAGAACTCTTCCCTTCTAATGAGGTTCTGAGAATCAAGCAATTGGTACCAGGAGAAGTTAATGATTGCTATGTCTGGCCCTACACAAGACATGGAGCCTACACGGTCAAAACTGGGTATGAAAAGTTGGCTAAAGCTAAGACATTGCTGGCCGGACCTATTACTCCTGAAGAACAGACGAGGAATTTGTTGAAAAGGAAAATTTGGAAGACCCCTACACTGCCAAAGATTCGAATGTTTCTATGGCGTGCAGTGTCAGGAGCTTTAGCTCTGGCGGAGCGCTTAAATTCCAGAGGTCTTGGTGTGGATAATCTCTGCAAACTTTGCCAAGGAGGGCCTGAAAACATAAATCACGTCCTGTTCCAGTGCGCAGTAGCCTCCAGGTTATGGTCTGATGCAGGAATTCCTCTCCCAGCTGCGTCCATAAAGAGATCTTTTGAAGAAAATCTAAGCTTTGCTTTCAATGTTATGGAGGACATGACTAGATCGAGGACGATAACACGCTCTGTACCTTGGTTACTGTGGTTAGGATGGAAGAACAGGAACTCCATTATGTATGCTGAAACTCAGGAATCTACAGAGAGACTACTTAGAGACATGGTAGATGAAGCTGAACAATGGTTTAAGCTGAACAACGTTCTGACTCCGGACATAGATGGGAGAGCTTGCTTGCAAAGTGGTGATAGCTGGTCTCCACCAGAGGAGGGGAGGATCAAATGCAATATCCATGCGAATTGGAGGAATGCATCGCTCCATAGTGGGATAGCTTGGATTGCAAGAGATCACTATGGGAAAGTGATACATCATACACGAGATGCGATTGTTAATGCTCCAAACAGATTGATAGCGGAGATCCGATGTGTGATTTGGACTTTGACGAGCTTGAGCGATCTAGGAGTCACAAACGTTATCATTGCGTCGGACTACAATGAGGTAATGGAAGCTATTAAGTTACCGCTACAATGGCCTCGTTACAGGGCGTTGTTGCATCAGATAACGAAGCTCAAAGAAAATTTTGTTACAATTACTTTTGAGGGAGAGACAATACAGACAAACGGGATTGCTCGAGACATAGCGAGAAGTGTTCTGAGAGATGGACGGTTTCAATCTTACCTAGCTCTAGGGGGTCCTTCTTGGCTTCAGGACCGGATTGCAAGAGAAGAGACGAGAAGCAGAGACTAA